The sequence ACGGATGGTAGGGCGGCAATAGGGGTATTGAATGGAAAGAAAATCGATGGAAGAGAGGTTTCAGTTCAGGTAGCCAACCCTAAATCTAATGTCCCTAAACTGGCAAAATCCAGTCGCCCTAACTCGCAGCAACAGAGGCCTTTACCATCCTTCAACCACCCGCCAACAAGAGCTAGATTGTATGCAGAAACCATCAAAATTGGGAAGGATGATAGGAAAGAAAGCAAGCGCCTCCCGCGACTTCACCTCAGTGGCCGACCCAGGAGCAGTGAATAGGAAACTGCAGGAGCTCAAATGGGGCCTGATAGGCAGGGTGTCCAACCAAGATACATCGATTCTATGGCTGATTGAAGCCATTAGAGGCTCGTCATTCGTTTCTTCTGTTATCGATGTCGTTAGGTTATCACACTTACAGTTCTTAATCTTGCTAAAATTGGAGAGAGAGTACATAGATTTCCTATTGGATGGGAAGCTCCATAAGGCAATGGGCCTAACTTCGGTGACCCCATGGTCCCAGGATGAGTCGAAGGGGAGGGAAGGTCACTAGATTAGAATTTTTGGCATTCCTCCACAAGCTTGGTTTGAAGCTGTGATTCTGGACCTAGGCAACTTCTTCGGGAAGGTCCTCTAGCTGGAAACCAACAGTAGATTCGGTCTCTTCCAAATGTATGCAAGAGTGAAAGTGGTTCTTTGCCCTGGAGTAAACTTCAGCCAAATCCTTAACTTGCAGGTTCTTGAGGCAAGCTACCCCATCTATGCAGTTATAGGGAGCATCCAGGGTGACATGCTATGCAGAGAAGCTCAGTAGTATGGCAGAACACATGTCAATCAAAACGAATCCACCAGGAATTGGGTAGAAAGAAACTTCTATGGCTATCAATCGAGTCAGTTGGTCTGCTTACCAACTGTTTGTGATAAGGCCACAGTGACAAACAGAGGAGCTTTACAGGACTTGGCGGAGAGAACATTAGACAAGTGCTCAGTTAAACACAGAGAGGGTCAGCTTGCGTTGTGGGATAACTTAGATCCAATGCCAGTGCAATCACCTATAGAATGTCTAGATCATCAGGGCCAAATTGCTGGTTGTGCGGGTGGCTTGACAGAAGCATATGGCCTTCAAACTAGGAGCTTGATGCTCGATACCAACCATTCCCCCACGGGTTGTAAGCTGCCTACGACAACCGCGAGGTCAGTGGAAGCTGATGGAGCCCTGCCTACTGTTGCCTCGGAGGGTGGTCCAACCAACAAGGACTCCCAGAACAATTTAGCCCCACAGACTATGAAGGGGCCAGACACCGCAATTCAACATGACCTTTCGACAGCGAAGCAGACATCCGGCCACACGGCCATGCCTTATGATAGGACCTCAACCATCGAAGCCTCTCCACTGCGTGCAACTTCCTAGAAGGTTGCTCCCCTCTCAGAGATCAGGTGGCAAGTCTAGAGGAAGTCCATCCCTGGACAGTAGGGATGATTCACCGCAGGCCCCCAGGGAGAGGGAGTACCCCCACACATAACAGCCATCCTAGCTTGGCGGAAAACTGCCTGCAGCTTGCAGTGGACCTCTCCCCATACTTCGATCAGGTATCGGTGGACCATAGAATCCCACTAGCCTCTAGTCTTCCGACTGAAAGCTCTACCCCAGCCACAGACACCTCGCCTGGCCTTCAACATATACATATCCCGGAGAGCTCTCCCTGCCACAATTCTCCAGTCCATGTGGCAGCGAGGAATGCCTCATCTCCCATTAGGAATGCCACAGGGGCTCTAAGTGAAGCCAAGAAACCAGCAGTTGTTAAAAAGAAGAAGGTGAGAGGAAGGAATCTCTCGGTTAAACCAGGTAAAGGGGACTGGAATAGCAGACTTCGAAGATTGAAACGTTGGGCAGTGAACTTTGGCTGTGTCACTGATAGATAAAACTATTGTGTGGAATGCTCATGGAGTGGGAAACTCTTCCACTCAATCTACTCTCTCGAAGTTGGTTAATAATTTCAAACTTGCATTACTGGCCATTCTTGAGTCGATGGTTAAGGACTCCACTAGAGTGAGACATGACTTTCATTGCTCCTTATCCAATGATGGTGAAGGGGGCAAAATATGGGGTTTTTACCATGATTTTCTGGATGTGTCCATTGCCTCTAAGTCTAACAAGCTTATTTCTCTGCATATAGTTGCTCCCAACTGTAAGGATCCCATCCTGTTTTCGATTGTGTACTTGAAGTGTTGTAGGGTCCAGAGAAGATCGCTTTGGAGGGAGATAGTGGCTACTAGCAGAATCACCCAACCACCCTGGGCGATTATAGGTGACGTCAACACGATTCTTGTGGCTGACGAAAGGTTTGGTTCGCTGAGGCTAGACTCTGCCAGCATGGAGGAGTTTCAGACAGTTGTCCAAGACGCGAAACTCTTGGACGTGGGTTTCTCCATAAATCAATTTACTTAGAGCAACACGGGGCGGCTATGGCAAGGATATGAGCCAGGCTGGACAGGGTCATCTTCAATGACCAGTGGCTTATGGTTTTCCTTGCATTCCGAGTTCAGCATCTTGTCCGCTTCAATTCGGGTCATGTCCCGCCGCGCCTCCCTTTTCCAGGTCGTACGCTCTCTACTCCCAGGCCTTTCAGGTTTTTTTTAGAATGTTGACTCTCCATGATGGCTTCATGTAGGTGATTAATGATGCTTGGGCAAGCCAGCTCTCTCCTTTTCCCTTGATCAAtgttcagatcaagctgaaacgAGTTAAGCAAGCCCTTCGTCTATGGAATAGGGAAGTTTTTAGCAACGTTCTCACCTAGGTGAAGCAAGCTTAAGAGGAGCTGAATATCATAGAAAGCAGAATACAAGCCTCAGGGACAAGGATCTGCAACGAGTTGGTGCGGAAGCTAGGCAGAAACTATCTCAATTGGAGCTCATGGAGGAGCTCTTCTAGAAGCAAAAAGCTTGCAACAGTTGGCTAGAGGAAGGGGACCGTAACACTAAGTTTTTCCATGCTGGGGCCTCCACTCGATATTGTAAAGCCGAGATCTCCGCGATCAAGCTTGCTTCAGGCGAGGTGTTGTCAGGGCAAGAGGAGTTGAAACAGGCTGCGATTTCCTTCTTCTCCAACCTGTCCCAGTCCCCTGTCTCCCCATCATCAACCTCCTTCACAGACGCCATACCTGCGCTAGTGTCTGAGGAGGATAATACATATCTGCTGGGTCCGATCGCGCTTGAGGAGTTGCGTGCCGCTGTGGCCTCCATCCCGAGGGATGGTGCTGCAGGGCCAGATGGGTTTTCAGCAGCGATTTTCACCACTGTTGGACGATTGTAGGTGAGGACATTCTTGGAGCTGCTCAGAGTTTTTTGGATGGCACCCCCTTGCCTAGAGGTTATACTGCCTCCTTGATCTATTTGATTCCCAAATCCTCCTCGGCTACCTCCTTCGCGGATTACCACTTCATCAGCCTGTGCAACATAGTTTACAAGATTCTTTCCAAGGTGTTGTCCTCCCGTCTGGTGAGACTGCTCCCATCTGTTGATCTCGGTTGAGCAGGGAGCATTCGTTCATGGGCGGGCCATTTTGGGGAACATAGCCTACGCGCAGGAGGTGTTCAGGGACCTGAACCGAAAGGTTTGTGGTAGAAATATCTTGCTCAAACTGGATCTCGAGAAGGCGTATGACAGAGTGTGCTGAGATTTCCTGATAAAGGTGCTAAACAAGTTCGGATTTAGTGAAAAATGGATCACCATTATGAAAAATTGCTGGAGTAACAACTGGTTTTCAGTGTTGATCAATGGCGAAGCGGCCTATTTCTTCAAAGCCTCCAAAGGGTTGCATCAGGGGGACCCTCTATCCCCTAGCTTATTCATCCTAGCAGCCGATGCTTTCTCCAGAAATTTCAGAAACTTGATTGAGAGAGGGTGGTGTAAACCATACCACATGAGAAGGGGCGGCCCCCTTGCCTCCCACCTACTCTTCGCTGATGACACTATGTTATTCCTAAACGGGAGTAGGTCTTCTCTTCAAGCGATGAAGGTCTTCTTGGAGAGCTTCTAACAAGCCTTGGGGGTAAAGGATCAACTGGAGGAAGAGCAGCTTTATCTGCTCCAGTAAGTTGTCTGAGGGCCGTGTTAGAGCGATTGAACGTCAGCTAGAAATCAACAGATCAAGAGGGGGCCTATCCTACTTGAGTGTCCCCTTAGTCAGCGGTAGAACCAGAGTGGCTAATTTCCAATTCCTGGTGAACAAGGTGCAGGCCAGAATTGGAGGCTGGAAATTCAGGCATTTGTTGCAGGCTGGGAGAGCCACTCTCATCAAGCACGTCTTAAGTAGCATTCCGTTTAATGTGTTGGCAGCGGCGGCTGTCCCATCCCAAATTCTAGCCCAGATGGAAAGACATTTGTCAGGTTCCTTTGGGGTTCCTCTGACGAGAAACACAAGCTCCAATGGATCGCTTGGAAGAAGATTATATGCCCTATTGAGGAGGGAGGTTTGGGCATTAGGAAACTCAAGGAAGTTGTGTAGGCTACCAGGCTCAAGATGGCGTGGGATGCCAAATTCGGTGAAGCAGATGGGCCATAGGTTCGCCTCATGAAAGCCAAGTACCACGCAGACCTGTTCCCTAGCACGGGGAGGGTCGTTTCCTCTGCTGTCTTGCCAATGTGGGCCAAGATCAGATCTCTCCTGCCTCAACTGCTGGAGAACGTTTAATGGCTTATTGGTGATGGCTCCAGAAGCCTGTGGGCTGACAACTGGTCAAGCCTGGTCTCGTTACTATAAAGAACAATTAAGCCGTTGTCGGAGGAGCTGCTGGACCTAAAGATTCATCATTTCCTGGGCCCTAATGGGCCTCTTCCTCCTTCATTGacattctcttttctctctcaggTGGATGTGGACTTCATCTTCTAGGGCGGTTTCTCTACTTCTGAGGCCAATGATCGTTGTATCTAGCCCTTGACCTCATCTAGGAAGTGCATCGTtaggtcaacctgagatttatgtaGGCAGCGAGCTAGCGACGGGGGAAGGTTTTTCCTTTACGGCCAGAGAAAATGGTCCCCAAAGATCGTCGTGTTAACTTGGAAACTAATTCAAGGGGTTGTGCCGGTAGATGCCCGAATTCAAGATAAGGGCATGGCCCTGGCATCCAAGTGTGTGTGTTGTGAGGAGTGCGTGCACCCTAGGCCCTCTTCTGAGACGATCGAGCACCTGTTCCTCTCTAGTGTGCTTGCATCAGCAATTTGGGCCCATTTTGGGTGCATCTTCGGGATTGTCATTCTTCCCAACCACTCAATCCTCTCCAGGTTGAGACAATGGTGGTTCGCGACCTCCATTGGTGCCGGCTTCACCCAGCTTGGCAGATTCGCGGCCTACTGCATCCTGTGGGAAATCTGGTTAGCGAGAAATAGGGCCAGATTTGACCACTGGCCGGTGACCACAACAGTTTCCATCTCTAGAGTTAGCTGGTAGCTCCATTGGTTGTCGCAGCGGCCTAACGTCCCGTTTCCAAGGAGGCCACTTGGCACACCAATTAGCCATAATTAAGAAATCCCCCGCCATAAGTTGGTGGAAATTGTTACATGGGCCAGACCGCCTGCTAATAAGGTGAAGCTTAATGTCCACGGCTCGTCCAGGGGCAATCCAGGGCCGTCAGGGGGAGGAGGCATCGTAAAAAATGATCAAGGAGTATTCCTATTTGTGTTCAAGTCGCCCTATGGAGTGGGATCCAACAATCATGCGGAGTTACGTGTTGTTCATGATGGTCTACAACTGGCCCTTAATTCAGGCTTCTCTAGCATCGAGATCGAGTCGGATTCCAAAGTTACAATTGATATGCTGACTGGGAGATCGATGTTCTCCTGGCAATATTCCTACTGGGTCAGCAAGATCAGATCCCTCATGTCGAGAGGTAATATATCGATCAATCTTATCTGTCATGAAGGAAATGGCCCGGCCGATGGTTTGACCCGCCTGGCCAGTGAGCGCCAAATGCCATTTTTTTGGAGCCAAGATCGTGATCTCCCTATCCACATTAGGGGTCTCATTTTACTAGAGCAAGTGggcctgtaacaccccgtacctctggtacacGAGTGTTACCCCTTAAAACTATGTCGATGAAAAACCAAGATCGAGTAACCCGACAACTTGAACTTGATATGTAGGATGGGACCTCCAACCAGCATTAAAGTCACCCATCTGAGTCTCCAGGAGCCGAACTAGACACTGCTTCAGCCATGAGGAATGAATAACTAAGCTCTTCCAGTTAAAACCATTCATGGGACACCTGATATGAAGATATCGAGAAAAATGCACTTACAATGGACTCTTGAAGGCTAGTATAGGGCCAACCAAGTCACTGCTACCTCCCAAACTCTCGTTtaaccattgaaaataaatattaagccAATCCAACCTATGAACTTTGAGTATCGACCATAAAAATGGCCCTAGACGTGtggtacggcccacctgggcctcaggtCCACCCTAAAAATGGGCTAGTACCCCCTTACGGATACTTACAAGATGTTTGGACGGATCAGATTCACTGTAACCAtcctggtggaccccacacgatgTGCATGTGCATCCTATGCACTTGTACATGAAGTGTACTGGAGCTATTGGCTTGGTCAAATGAGCTTTGACCGAGTTCTTTGTAAAAATAGAGAAACCAATGTTCTCCTGCCAAACCCAAGTTCAAAACTAGCGATCTTTGAGCTCctaagtggcccaccatggccactTTCCGAACCATCTGAGTCATTCAATTCCTCCATGAGACCCAAATTAACAAAATCGTATAGGCTTTTGAGCTCTCGTAAACGGACAAAAAAGATGGGTTACCACCATCCAACACACCACACGTGGGAGGCATCCGTGAGGTGGGACCAATCTGGGATCGATTGGATGGCTCACGATCGGTTTGATCaggccatcccatccatccattttctagggaGTGACGTGCCCTCCTTTTTGCCAAAAATGACCAGGCAGGAATGGTAGGTagagaaaagaaaatggagacCTTCCTCGCTAGGAAAGTAGAGGATGGCGCGATCTCGGCCATCCCCTGACCACGTGGAGGATCCGACCATTGGGAGCTCTCTCCCCAACTCTATAAATGGAGGTCCTATAGACCTCGAGATTCACACCTAAGTGAgagagaagggaaagagagaagagtgGTCGGTTCCTCATGTTGCAGCTCGAGAGAAGAGAGCAGTATCCACACAGCTCAGGTGACCATTTCTCCCATCTCCCTGTAGTTTTTAGCTAGGGAGAAGTGACTCTTGCTTGGACCAAAACTAGGCCAAGTAATGGCTGAGGTTCGATCCAGCAAAAACGATGTTTGGGGCTGGAGTCGAGCCAAGTAATGACTCCACTTCAGGTTGCAACACGGTCAAGCAGGGGCACTATTTCAGGGCTCAGTTGGGCTTTGTTTTGAGCTCTCAATAGAGCTTTGAAACAGGCTTAGGGACCAAGCCAATCAATGGTCGTGGGTCAGATGGAAAAACTGGTCAAGACAAGACCCTGTTTAGGCTGAAACAATAACCAAGTGGAGACTTTGTTTCGAACCGAAACAGTGGCCGTGTCTATGCTGAAAGCAAGCCAACCAATGGCTGCATTCCAAGCTGGGAACAGGCCAAATAATGGCTCCGATTTGGGATTAAAACCAGGCCAAATGGAGGCCCTGTATTGAGTTGGAACTAGGCCAACCAATGGCCATGGTTCTGAGCTAAATCCAAGCCTAGAAACGCCTACATTCCAGCCCCAAAACCATGCCAGATAATGGCTGTGTTTgggccaaaaatctggttaacaTCCATGAGGTGGAAGAACCTCTGGTGGGCTGTGAATGGGAAGTGTAATCAGACCTTTGCATAGGCCCAGGAATGGACTAAAAGCAGTCCCATAACAGGCTCTGCATAGGGTTAATGATGGTCGTAAATAGGCTGTGGAACCAGCCTCCTGCTGGTTCAATCAGCGGACTGGAACCCAATTGAAATCGGGCCTCAAATGAGTCCTGATTTGGACCGGAATCAGACCTCCATCAAAGGTTTAGAGGTGCGATAGCAGCTCCCAAGCAGACTGAGGAAACGAGCTTCTATCGGGCCATTAAAAGCAGGCCCTTATCTGGGCCCTGCATCGGCTGGAATCAGCCTCCCATTTGGGCCGTGTCTGGACTAAAAGCCAGCCCAGGATTGGGCTGAAATTCGCCCAAGCCAAGCCAGCAAATAGGTAGTGGGCTTATGCAAGCCCTGGCCTTGCACGCTACGGGTGGGCAGCACCTAAGGccaaatctcagtgggccgcaccttggTTCATAGTGGGCCGCACCTTGATTCACAGTGGGCGACACCTGAGACCAattctcagtgggccgcaccttgaTTCATAGTGGGCCGCACATGAGACCAGTTCTCAGTGGGCCGCACTTTGATTCACTATGGACTGCATCGGTGTAAATAgtccagtgggccgcaccatttaCATACAGCAGACCAGGATTAATTGCTGGTGGGTTGCACCACGTTGGGATTTTAGGGCCCCACTTTTAGATCATAGTGAGCCTCACCTTAGAGCACTTGTGATGAGACAGGCCCAAACTTGGGCCACATGGTTGGGCCAGAAACGGCCTAGACTGGTCTGATTTTCAGGTTGAACTAGACCTGTTACAGGCCGAGCCCAGGCCTTGATGATCAGGCCATAGTTGGTGGGCCTGGTCATGTTAAGCAGGCCCAGGTTTCCTTGATTCTCAAGCCCCTTACAAACCCCATTCATTTATAAGGTGTGGATGCCTTTTAATGTAAATTATATGATTGGAAATAATCTTAGGAAAGTACTTGCGTGACATTAGGCCATAAGATCTTCACAAGAATTTGGATCAAGGTCGGGACTCCAACCCTCCAGGTGATGattttcctccccttaagcttttcattcCCAACTAGACTAGAGATGTTGATTTAGTGATTTAATGGTTAGTTAGACTAGTGATAAACTGTGAGAGAATAGACTGCACTTACTTGATATGTTTATCTAGAGTAATGACTCTCCTATTTTTTCTTGCTTAGATATCTGAACATGTGTATTGAACTAGCTAGATGGTTAAATCAGTTACTCATTGTATGTGTCATGTGTTAGCTCAGTTAGTATGTATTTGTAAAAGAAATTTATGTGTTGTTCCTTATATCTTATAAGATCCATGTTGTTGTTATGCTGTTATGACATACACATTAttggaatctctccatgggaagttctagcaaaggagagtccgtgcttggggtgaAACTGGACTAGCTGTGATGTGAGTAGGCCCctaacatggaggttttggttgttaGCTTTTGACTATgaggtttaccatccatgtgtaATTCCACCTAACTAACTTGGGATGAACTTCGCAACCCTTTAAATGTCGCTGTTTACTCGTCTTTGAACCATACATGCCGTCATGCTTTAATTGCCATATTTAGTAATTTCAACATTTCATCCCCAGtcagcattggtggtggcccTTTACATTAAATTGATTGACCATATGTTTGTGGGtactatacacaccctaaggcggtagtctcatgggtcagggatggtggtcatgggacactatgctcgagccgtCGACTTACGCTGAGCTACGAGCTCCCTGTTTTGACTGTGAGCTTAACTAAATTGGCTgagtgtaattggactaataatggattagctaatcatgcatgcatggtacagaccagcatctattgctatcatacgtgatgtatgtattctgtccaACTAGATGAGAtttcccaggttgatgattgcatgggtgacgagcccactgtccgcacggatgagcatccccgggcaATGATTGCATTCCACGCATTCATGCATGTAATAAGACTGCACCTGTAATATTTTGAATTGGGTGTATGTGTTTATACTATTTTCTGTCTATGGCGGCAGTGTGAAATCTTGAggagagatcacactgagctggccactcattcatcaatattcaaccgcACAGAGGATACGAGGGAGGACGAACTTACGATGGATCAAGGGGAAGCCGTGATGGAGGAGGAGCCTGGCAGTGGGGAGCCGTATCAGGAGGCAGTGGCATATTATGGCCTTAACCAGTAGCATTTCTTTGATAGTTTATTTAGAATTGTTGCATTGAACTTAAAGTTCTGtaattggcccccagctgagtgggccaggaTATTGTCCACACTTTGGACCAGATTTATGCTTTGTTTCATTTCCGCTATTTGCACTTTGATTTACCTATTGAttaccatttttatttttcagattaCGAGTCATGTACTCAGGTTCtgaaaaccggggtgttacaaagttggtatcaaagcagagtATGAGATAGCCTGGATGTGGGATCAATACAAAAAACTTTAAGAGAATAACTTAGACAAAACTTAGACATTCCCCTTTAGAAAGTAGATAGGATGAGCAAACTTAAAGACAAAAGACTTAGGCCCTTAGACGTTAGCAGAATGAACATTTGAACTCGTGAAGGAATCCCTAAGTAGCTAGGAAAAACTTAGTGCGTGAATTACCTAGAATCCCTTGGGAAACGACAAGTCGGTCATCTGGACTTAGAAACAAAAACCTTAGACCCCTAACTCTTATGTAGCTGTGTAGAATTATTTTTTTCCCATACCTGAACCCCAAAATTTTGATCACACAAGTAGCCATGCCACCTGTACTGCGGTCACAACAGACCCGCACAATCGACATCCATCCCCTTCTGTCTCCAAAACACCAATGAGAGTGTAGTACCGTCTACACACCAGGCCTTCCGCCTAGAGTAGCAAATGGGGACACGAGGTTTGAGGCTGTAGGGGACTCTCCCTCCCCTCAAATGTCACTTCTAGGATGCCCTCACAGTACTTCGGGCGGTGAACCCCTTCGGCTGAGCCCTCAGCGGATGTACATGCAGATTCACCAACGGAAGCAGCAGCCTCTGCGGCATTTGTGCAGATGGCTGCCACTATGCAGCAACAACAAGATACGTTCGTCCGGTAGTAGTACGGCGTACACGCACTAGTAGTGGAGGCTCTTCGGGACCACAGGGCGGCATCCAGGATAGGGATACTGGAAGTTCTGACGTGTTCGAACAATTCATGTGGCTCCATCCACCAACGTTTGGAGGGGCACCTGACCCAGTTCAAGCTAAGCATTGGCTAGCTAGGGTCGCTAAAATGATGCAGCATATGGAGTGTGCAGATTCTCAGATGGTCATGCTAGCCACATACCTGCTGGAGGGTGAGGCAGAAAATTGGTGGAACAGCGTGCAGAAAAGCATGCCAACTGGGTACGCCTGGACGTGGGCTGGTTTCAGGATGAAATTCCTAGAGAAATATTTTTCGCGGTCCTGTCGAAGTGAAAAGATCGCGCAGTTCCTAAAGCTAGAGCAAGGGAACCTCACTGTCGCCCAGTACGAGGCGAGGTTCGACAAGCTGTCCCAGTATGTACCCAAAGCCCTCGAAGATGAGGAGTACAAGTTGGAGAAGTTCAAGGAGGGGCTGAAGCCTAGGATACAATCCCAATTGTGCACCTGGGACTTCACAAACTTCCCAAAACCAGTAGACAAGGCGATGTGGGTAGAGCGAGATTTTTAGCGCACCATTCGCTCCCACCTTCCCGCACAAAATGCCCCGGTCAGGTCAAGGCAGGTACCTCCTGCTCCACCTATCCCTGCAGGAAGATCTGGACTGCTGTTTGCATGAGCCCCGCCTTTGACTCCTGGTGGGGGTTGCGGTTATTGTGGCAGGGCAAATCACGTTACCCGTAACTGTTTTCAGAGGATGTGGGACCAGGGCATTCCACTCCCTGTAAATCGACCACAACAGAACCAGGTGATGGCCAGAGCACCGCTTAGACCTCAACAGCCCAGGCAGGGACCTCCGGCGCAGCAGAGGGCTCCTCACGCCAGAGTGTACGTCGTTGCCGCTATGGAGGCTGAGCAGGACCCCTTGTAGACTATCCATGGTACAACTGCCCACATTAGTGGTACCGCTGTACTTACTTTATTCGATTCCGATGCAACTTTGTCTTTTATTGATTCTGCTATTGCATTTAGACTAGCATTGAACACCATTAGGATGCATGTCACCTTAGTCGTAGCATCCCCTATGGGCAAGTTTGTGGAAACAGATAAAATATGCAGGGCATGTCCCATTACGCTCGCAAATCATGAGGTCGTTGTAGACCTAATTGCCATGCCCATCAAATAGTTTGACGTCATCTTTGGGATAGACTGGCTCACGTTGGTACGTGCAGTCATGGATTGTCGCGACAAAACGGTGACTATATCCAGGCTTCGTTCACTTTGAAAGGAAGGGGTAGATGCCAAGAATTCGAGAGCTTGCAGGCTCTAGAGGAAGCTGAGTCAGTGGAAGCCACCATCAGATGAATACCGATAGCCTGAGATTTTTCCGAAGTGTTTCAAGAAATACCAGGGCTACCCCCTAGGAGAGAAATAGATTTCTGCATTG is a genomic window of Magnolia sinica isolate HGM2019 chromosome 15, MsV1, whole genome shotgun sequence containing:
- the LOC131226973 gene encoding serine/arginine-rich splicing factor SC35-like, encoding MPHCAGEKSREGPAGAVRLGELKPPVSRVDLSVDSSLRCDKVNDVYIPRFRDSKGPRGFAFVRFHYETDGRAAIGVLNGKKIDGREVSVQVANPKSNVPKLAKSSRPNSQQQRPLPSFNHPPTRARLYAETIKIGKDDRKESKRLPRLHLSGRPRSSE